Proteins encoded within one genomic window of Acinetobacter sp. YWS30-1:
- the ribBA gene encoding bifunctional 3,4-dihydroxy-2-butanone-4-phosphate synthase/GTP cyclohydrolase II — translation MPLNTVEELVADIRAGKMVILMDDEDRENEGDLVIAATHVRPEDINFMITHARGLVCLTLSKERCQQLNLPLMVDANGAQHGTNFTLSIEAANGITTGISAAERAHTIQTAVAAHAKPSDIVQPGHIFPLMAQPGGVLHRAGHTEAGCDLSRLAGLEPASVICEIIKEDGTMARRPDLEIFAEKHGLKMGTIADLIHYRMTNEQTVERIDQQTIDTEYGSFDLYRYRELGNPDIHLALVKGEPKEGVTTVRVHGFNPTRDLLKLNKQDGEPAWNLDRALKEISNSDRGVLVWIGQRHLQDLGPALDALTTPKNVKSNAALSQQYQTIGVGAQILRDLGVEKMKLLSSPLRFNALSGFNLEVVEYITAQQTSEK, via the coding sequence ATGCCGCTCAATACAGTTGAAGAGCTTGTAGCAGATATCCGTGCAGGAAAAATGGTTATCCTGATGGATGACGAAGACCGTGAGAATGAAGGCGATCTGGTGATTGCTGCAACCCACGTGCGTCCTGAAGACATCAACTTTATGATCACCCATGCGCGTGGTCTGGTTTGCCTGACTTTAAGCAAAGAACGTTGCCAGCAGTTAAATCTACCCTTGATGGTGGATGCCAATGGCGCTCAGCACGGAACCAACTTCACCCTTTCAATTGAAGCAGCCAACGGAATTACTACCGGTATTTCTGCAGCTGAGCGTGCGCACACCATTCAAACTGCGGTAGCTGCACATGCCAAACCAAGTGACATTGTACAGCCTGGCCATATCTTTCCATTGATGGCACAGCCAGGTGGCGTATTGCACCGTGCTGGTCATACCGAAGCCGGTTGTGACCTGTCTCGTCTTGCGGGTCTTGAGCCAGCTTCTGTGATCTGTGAAATCATCAAAGAAGACGGCACTATGGCGCGTCGTCCAGATCTAGAAATCTTTGCGGAAAAGCATGGCCTGAAAATGGGGACTATTGCTGATCTGATCCATTACCGTATGACCAATGAACAAACGGTTGAGCGTATTGATCAGCAAACTATAGATACTGAATACGGCAGCTTTGACCTGTACCGCTATCGTGAACTGGGTAATCCGGATATCCATCTGGCCTTGGTCAAAGGTGAGCCTAAAGAGGGCGTGACCACAGTGCGTGTACATGGTTTTAACCCGACCCGCGACTTGCTCAAACTGAACAAGCAGGATGGCGAACCAGCTTGGAACCTGGACCGTGCACTAAAAGAAATTTCAAACAGTGATCGTGGTGTTCTGGTCTGGATTGGCCAGCGCCATTTACAGGACTTAGGCCCTGCCCTGGATGCACTGACAACACCCAAAAATGTAAAATCGAATGCTGCACTTTCCCAGCAGTATCAGACCATTGGTGTCGGCGCACAAATTTTACGTGACCTCGGCGTGGAAAAAATGAAGCTGCTTAGCTCTCCATTACGTTTCAATGCCCTGTCCGGCTTTAACTTAGAAGTGGTGGAATACATCACCGCACAACAAACATCAGAGAAATAA
- the ribE gene encoding 6,7-dimethyl-8-ribityllumazine synthase translates to MAVRRIEGMLHLANEDRYAILVGRFNSFVVEHLLEGAIDTLKRHGVSEDNITVVHAPGAWELPVVAKKLAASDRFDAIIALGAVIRGSTPHFDFVAGECAKGLGVVGLDTGLPVINGVLTTDSIEQAIERSGTKAGNKGSEAALTAIEMVNLLKAI, encoded by the coding sequence ATGGCAGTTCGCCGTATTGAAGGTATGTTGCATCTCGCGAACGAAGACCGTTATGCGATTTTAGTTGGTCGTTTTAATAGCTTTGTTGTTGAACATCTGTTAGAAGGTGCCATTGATACATTGAAACGCCATGGCGTATCAGAGGATAATATCACTGTTGTTCATGCACCTGGTGCTTGGGAACTTCCTGTAGTTGCGAAAAAACTGGCAGCTTCAGATCGTTTCGATGCCATCATCGCGCTGGGCGCTGTGATTCGTGGCAGCACGCCTCACTTCGATTTTGTAGCTGGTGAATGTGCCAAAGGTCTGGGCGTAGTTGGCTTGGACACTGGCTTACCAGTGATTAATGGTGTATTGACTACGGATAGTATCGAACAGGCGATTGAACGCTCGGGTACAAAAGCAGGTAATAAAGGTAGTGAAGCTGCCTTGACTGCTATTGAAATGGTTAACTTGTTAAAGGCTATTTAA
- the nusB gene encoding transcription antitermination factor NusB: MSQTLQATYAAKRKARRFAVQGIYEWQMSHNPVHEIEARTRVDNAMHKVDLSYYHELLTQVVANHEALDALLIPVLDRELSALDGVELATLRLGAYELKEHLEIPYRVVLDEAIELAKHFGGADSHKYINGVLDRLATTLRAAEKQQAN, translated from the coding sequence ATGTCGCAAACACTTCAAGCAACTTATGCAGCAAAACGTAAAGCACGTCGCTTTGCTGTACAAGGAATTTATGAATGGCAGATGAGCCACAATCCGGTGCATGAGATTGAAGCACGTACTCGTGTGGACAATGCCATGCACAAAGTGGATCTCAGCTATTATCATGAATTGTTGACTCAAGTGGTTGCCAATCATGAAGCATTGGATGCTTTGCTTATCCCTGTGCTGGATCGTGAACTTTCTGCACTTGATGGTGTAGAACTCGCTACACTTCGCCTAGGCGCCTATGAACTCAAAGAACATCTTGAGATTCCATACCGCGTGGTTCTGGATGAAGCAATTGAGTTAGCTAAACACTTTGGCGGTGCAGACAGCCATAAATACATCAATGGTGTATTGGACCGTTTAGCGACAACTTTACGTGCAGCAGAAAAACAGCAAGCCAACTAA
- the thiL gene encoding thiamine-phosphate kinase yields the protein MAEFSIIDTYFNRQNKNSVDLGIGDDSALLTPPLQQQLVICADTLVAGRHFPLDTDPHAIGWKSVAVNLSDIAAMGATPHSILLALSLPQIDHDWLKAFSQGLYDCCDQFGVSLIGGDTTQSPHLTLSVTALGWVDTGQAVPRSGAKPGDLICVSGTVGDAAFALNHLGHPLQKRLDYPTPRCQLGTALKGLANSMIDVSDGLAQDLGHILKASGIGAKLALENLPISPALQALNDEQRWQYALAGGDDYELCFTINPQNYEKLLQKQLDVSISIIGSIQQQHGLTFEKDGVDHSLQFNGYQHFA from the coding sequence ATGGCTGAGTTTTCGATTATCGATACCTATTTTAATCGTCAGAATAAAAATTCTGTCGATTTAGGCATTGGCGATGACTCAGCCTTGCTCACCCCTCCTCTACAGCAACAACTGGTCATCTGTGCCGACACCCTCGTTGCTGGACGTCATTTTCCTTTAGACACCGATCCTCATGCGATTGGCTGGAAATCTGTCGCTGTTAATCTTTCTGATATTGCAGCCATGGGCGCGACCCCGCATAGTATTTTACTCGCCTTGAGCCTACCCCAAATTGATCATGACTGGTTAAAAGCCTTTAGTCAGGGTCTCTATGATTGTTGCGATCAATTTGGTGTGAGCTTAATTGGTGGTGATACCACACAAAGTCCTCATTTGACCTTATCTGTGACTGCCCTTGGTTGGGTAGATACAGGACAAGCTGTGCCACGTTCAGGTGCCAAGCCTGGTGATCTGATTTGTGTATCCGGTACAGTGGGCGATGCTGCTTTTGCTTTAAATCATCTCGGTCATCCATTACAGAAACGTTTGGATTATCCAACCCCACGCTGTCAGTTGGGTACTGCCTTAAAAGGCCTAGCTAATAGCATGATTGATGTTTCAGACGGTCTGGCACAAGATTTAGGACATATTCTTAAGGCATCAGGTATAGGTGCAAAGCTAGCGCTTGAAAACTTACCCATCAGTCCTGCCCTGCAGGCATTAAATGATGAACAGCGTTGGCAATACGCCCTCGCGGGTGGTGATGACTACGAGTTATGCTTTACAATAAACCCGCAAAATTATGAAAAATTATTGCAAAAACAGCTGGATGTTTCGATTAGTATAATTGGCTCCATTCAGCAGCAACACGGTTTAACTTTTGAAAAAGATGGCGTAGATCATTCACTTCAATTTAACGGATATCAACATTTTGCATAA
- a CDS encoding phosphatidylglycerophosphatase A, whose product MSWTNRLIVFSGVGFGSGLAPKAPGTFGSAFALLFVPIWLYLGFVNSLFAIVIMSLVGIYICGQTAKVMGVHDDGRIVWDEFAGQSITFLPLIYLAQMNWLWLLIGFALFRLFDVWKPWPIRVIDRQVRGGFGIMLDDIIAGLWAALCIWIYFYFTMA is encoded by the coding sequence ATGTCATGGACCAACCGGCTCATTGTCTTTAGTGGGGTAGGATTTGGTTCTGGTCTGGCGCCTAAAGCGCCCGGAACTTTTGGTTCAGCTTTTGCACTTTTATTTGTACCCATCTGGCTCTACTTAGGTTTTGTAAATAGTCTTTTTGCCATTGTCATTATGTCCCTGGTTGGCATATATATCTGTGGCCAAACTGCCAAAGTCATGGGTGTGCATGATGATGGACGTATTGTCTGGGATGAGTTTGCAGGACAATCCATCACTTTTTTGCCACTGATCTATTTAGCTCAGATGAACTGGTTATGGCTACTCATTGGCTTTGCCCTGTTCCGATTATTTGATGTCTGGAAACCTTGGCCGATTCGAGTCATTGACCGTCAGGTTAGGGGTGGTTTTGGCATTATGCTGGATGACATTATCGCTGGCCTCTGGGCAGCACTTTGTATTTGGATTTATTTTTACTTCACGATGGCTTAG
- the glmU gene encoding bifunctional UDP-N-acetylglucosamine diphosphorylase/glucosamine-1-phosphate N-acetyltransferase GlmU → MSTTVIILAAGKGTRMRSNLPKVLQPLAGRPLLGHVVDTAKKLNADNIITIYGHGGEQVQSAFADQDIQWVEQAEQLGTGHAVQMTLPVLPKDGISLILSGDVPCISQQTLQNLLDATQEQGIGLVTLTLSDASGYGRIVRKDGQIQAIVEHKDASEEQRQIKEINTGIYAVSNAKLHEWLPRLSNDNAQGEYYLTDIVAMALADGMSVASVEPELAFEVEGVNDRVQLAALERQFQAYQAKQLMQQGVHLIDPSRFDLRGQLTVGKDVRIDINVIIEGNCELGDNVEIGAGCILKNTKIAAGTKVQPYSIFDHAIVGEEAQIGPFARLRPGAKLAAEVHIGNFVEVKNSSIGLGSKANHFTYLGDAEVGSGSNIGAGTITCNYDGANKFKTIIGDHAFIGSNSSLVAPVQIGNGATVGAGSTITRDVAENSLAVERSKQFAKENYQRPQKIKK, encoded by the coding sequence ATGTCTACGACTGTGATTATTCTTGCTGCAGGTAAAGGAACCCGTATGCGTTCCAACTTACCGAAAGTATTACAACCGCTTGCAGGACGACCTTTACTCGGCCATGTGGTCGACACAGCAAAAAAACTCAATGCAGACAATATTATTACCATTTATGGTCATGGCGGTGAGCAGGTTCAGTCCGCATTTGCAGACCAGGATATCCAGTGGGTAGAACAGGCTGAACAGCTTGGTACCGGTCATGCCGTACAAATGACACTACCTGTTTTGCCTAAAGATGGTATTTCACTAATCCTGTCTGGTGATGTCCCTTGTATTAGCCAACAGACGCTTCAGAATCTGCTCGATGCTACTCAAGAGCAAGGCATTGGCCTGGTGACCTTGACCCTTTCAGATGCCAGTGGTTATGGTCGTATTGTGCGTAAAGATGGTCAGATTCAAGCCATTGTTGAACATAAAGATGCTTCTGAAGAACAGCGCCAAATTAAAGAAATTAATACCGGTATTTATGCGGTCAGCAATGCCAAATTACATGAATGGCTACCACGTTTAAGCAATGACAATGCCCAAGGTGAATATTACCTGACCGATATCGTGGCAATGGCACTGGCAGATGGTATGAGTGTTGCATCTGTAGAACCTGAGCTGGCTTTTGAAGTGGAAGGCGTCAATGACCGTGTGCAACTGGCTGCATTGGAGCGTCAGTTCCAGGCTTATCAAGCTAAACAGTTGATGCAGCAAGGTGTACATCTGATTGACCCAAGCCGTTTTGACTTACGAGGCCAACTCACTGTTGGTAAAGATGTGCGTATCGATATCAATGTCATTATCGAAGGTAATTGCGAACTCGGTGATAATGTTGAAATTGGTGCAGGCTGTATCCTTAAAAATACTAAAATTGCGGCAGGTACTAAAGTACAGCCATATAGCATCTTTGATCATGCAATTGTGGGTGAAGAAGCACAGATTGGTCCATTTGCACGCTTGCGTCCAGGGGCAAAACTGGCAGCTGAAGTCCATATTGGTAACTTTGTTGAAGTGAAAAATTCTAGTATTGGTCTAGGTTCCAAAGCGAATCACTTCACTTACTTAGGTGATGCTGAAGTCGGTAGCGGTTCCAATATTGGTGCAGGGACGATTACCTGCAACTATGACGGTGCCAACAAATTTAAGACCATCATTGGGGATCATGCTTTTATTGGTTCTAACAGCTCTCTGGTTGCACCGGTCCAGATCGGTAATGGCGCGACAGTGGGAGCGGGTTCAACGATTACCCGTGATGTGGCAGAGAACAGTTTAGCGGTAGAACGTTCCAAGCAATTTGCCAAAGAAAACTATCAGCGTCCGCAAAAAATCAAGAAATAA
- the glmS gene encoding glutamine--fructose-6-phosphate transaminase (isomerizing), which yields MCGIVGGIAERNISNILIEGLKRLEYRGYDSAGLALINNSQVLRERRVGKVANLEQAVNESQINGSLGIAHTRWATHGKPTENNAHPHISGNVAVVHNGIIENYQELKDDLEALGYVFTSQTDTEVVAHLVNDALKSTPSLLEAVRQVVPQLKGAYALGIVHTDHPDELITVREGSPLVIGVGIGENFISSDQLALLPITNRFIYLEEGDIARLTRTTIEVFVDGQLVDRPVKELDATVSNASKGEYKHYMLKEIYEQPEALKQTISQALNGSTLREDFLVNAEQDFSTIQQIQIIACGTSYHAGMIAKYWFEQLIDLPCQVEIASEFRYRTPVIVNNTLYVCISQSGETADTLAALRDTQKRATSKDVNITTMTICNVATSSMVRETDYSLLTLAGPEIGVASTKAFTTQLAALMLLVLKIGTVKNAISAEQMTEITTGLWHMPKVLLDTLSHDDEILRLSELFVEKQHCLFLGRGTHFPIALEGALKLKEISYIHAEGYAAGELKHGPLALVDNDMPVVILAPQDDMLDKLKSNMEEVQARGGELFVFADENSGIKAKERQHVVHIPEVNAVLAPIVYCIPVQLLSYHVAVLRGTDVDQPRNLAKSVTVE from the coding sequence ATGTGTGGTATCGTCGGTGGCATCGCGGAACGTAATATCAGCAATATCTTAATTGAAGGCCTAAAACGTCTTGAATACCGTGGCTATGACTCTGCGGGTCTGGCCTTAATCAATAATAGCCAGGTGCTACGTGAGCGCCGTGTGGGTAAAGTCGCGAATCTTGAGCAAGCTGTGAATGAATCACAGATTAATGGTTCATTAGGCATCGCGCATACACGCTGGGCAACTCATGGTAAACCGACTGAAAACAATGCTCATCCCCATATTTCGGGTAATGTTGCTGTGGTTCATAACGGGATTATTGAAAACTACCAGGAGCTGAAAGATGATCTTGAAGCTTTAGGCTATGTATTCACTTCACAAACTGATACTGAAGTGGTTGCCCATCTGGTCAACGATGCACTGAAATCTACCCCTAGCCTGCTTGAAGCAGTACGTCAGGTCGTACCACAGCTGAAAGGTGCTTATGCGCTCGGGATCGTACATACAGATCATCCAGATGAACTGATTACCGTACGTGAAGGTTCACCACTGGTCATCGGTGTCGGTATTGGCGAGAACTTTATCAGTTCTGATCAGTTGGCTTTATTACCGATCACGAATCGTTTCATCTATCTGGAAGAAGGTGATATTGCCCGTCTGACCCGTACTACCATTGAAGTATTTGTGGATGGTCAATTGGTAGATCGTCCAGTCAAAGAACTGGATGCCACCGTGAGCAATGCTTCTAAGGGTGAATATAAGCACTACATGCTCAAAGAAATCTATGAGCAACCTGAAGCCCTAAAACAGACCATTTCACAAGCCTTGAATGGCAGTACACTACGTGAAGATTTTCTGGTAAATGCTGAACAGGATTTTTCAACAATCCAGCAAATCCAGATTATTGCCTGTGGTACCAGTTACCATGCCGGCATGATTGCCAAATACTGGTTTGAACAGCTGATTGATCTGCCTTGTCAGGTCGAGATTGCCAGTGAATTCCGCTACCGTACGCCAGTGATTGTCAATAATACACTCTATGTGTGTATTTCTCAGTCAGGTGAAACAGCCGATACCTTAGCTGCTCTGCGTGATACCCAAAAACGTGCTACATCAAAAGATGTAAATATTACGACGATGACGATTTGTAATGTTGCAACTTCTTCAATGGTACGTGAAACAGATTACAGCCTGCTGACTTTAGCGGGTCCTGAAATTGGTGTGGCTTCGACCAAAGCCTTTACCACCCAGCTCGCAGCTTTGATGTTACTGGTACTGAAAATCGGTACAGTGAAAAATGCCATTTCAGCTGAACAGATGACTGAGATCACCACTGGACTATGGCATATGCCTAAGGTACTGCTAGATACTTTAAGTCATGATGATGAAATTCTGCGTCTCTCTGAACTCTTTGTAGAGAAACAGCATTGTTTGTTCCTAGGCCGTGGTACACACTTCCCGATCGCACTGGAAGGTGCACTAAAGTTGAAAGAAATTTCTTATATTCATGCAGAAGGTTATGCGGCGGGTGAGCTGAAGCACGGTCCATTGGCTTTAGTAGATAATGATATGCCAGTAGTAATTCTGGCACCGCAAGATGACATGCTGGATAAACTGAAATCCAATATGGAAGAAGTTCAGGCACGTGGTGGTGAATTATTTGTCTTCGCTGATGAAAATAGTGGCATTAAAGCCAAAGAGCGCCAGCATGTCGTACATATTCCTGAAGTAAACGCTGTTTTAGCGCCAATTGTTTATTGTATTCCAGTACAGCTACTGTCTTACCATGTGGCAGTCCTGCGTGGTACTGATGTTGACCAGCCACGTAATCTGGCAAAATCAGTAACAGTTGAATAA
- a CDS encoding acyltransferase gives MSNNKLYSINILRFIAASFVLLSHIENKVHQYNILSLEWYRFRGPGVDIFFVMSGFIICLTTAKKNITPIKFLKGRMQRILPLYWFFTTVALCIFLYNPELVNMSGGYTNIIASYLLIPGEHKFLVQNGWTLSYDVYFYIIFALSLYFFRNKINYIALIAVLTFLPAVGILVLNLDKVFFFNVILLEYALGICAYLIYIECNLNFMLNIILILLGTAFIFFQNIFNVFETGFGRALDRGVPAFLCVVGLIGLESFFKNHYHKFVNILDRLGNTSYSIYLSHPFILVIGTKLYISYYFFQNLNFALFLYVICIFIGYYVNKFIEVPLNRTVKNSFKSNSIWILKIKIFIQNLRNI, from the coding sequence ATGTCTAATAATAAATTATATTCAATTAATATATTGAGATTTATTGCTGCAAGTTTTGTCTTGCTCAGTCATATAGAAAATAAAGTTCATCAGTATAATATCCTGTCCTTAGAATGGTATCGATTTAGAGGGCCAGGTGTTGATATTTTCTTCGTAATGTCCGGGTTTATTATCTGTTTAACGACAGCTAAAAAGAATATAACCCCTATAAAATTTTTAAAAGGCCGTATGCAAAGAATATTGCCTCTGTATTGGTTCTTTACCACTGTGGCTCTTTGTATTTTTTTATATAACCCTGAACTCGTTAATATGAGTGGTGGATATACCAATATTATAGCTTCTTATTTATTAATTCCAGGGGAGCATAAGTTCCTTGTTCAAAATGGCTGGACCCTAAGCTATGATGTTTATTTCTATATCATTTTTGCTTTATCTCTCTATTTTTTTAGAAATAAGATAAATTATATTGCATTAATAGCAGTATTGACTTTTTTACCTGCTGTAGGAATATTGGTATTAAATTTAGATAAAGTATTCTTTTTTAATGTGATTCTTTTAGAGTATGCCTTGGGTATTTGTGCATATCTCATTTATATAGAATGCAATTTAAACTTTATGCTGAATATTATTCTGATTCTATTGGGAACTGCATTTATTTTCTTTCAGAATATATTTAATGTGTTTGAAACTGGATTTGGTCGTGCTTTGGACAGAGGAGTGCCAGCCTTTTTATGTGTGGTTGGTCTGATTGGTTTGGAAAGCTTTTTTAAAAACCATTATCATAAATTTGTAAATATTTTAGATAGATTAGGGAACACGTCTTATTCTATTTATCTGAGTCACCCATTCATACTGGTTATAGGAACAAAGTTATATATAAGCTATTACTTTTTTCAAAATCTTAATTTTGCTTTATTTTTATATGTGATCTGTATTTTTATTGGATACTATGTAAATAAATTTATTGAAGTCCCTTTAAATAGGACAGTTAAGAATTCATTTAAATCAAATTCTATATGGATATTAAAGATTAAAATATTTATTCAGAATTTAAGAAATATATAG
- a CDS encoding phosphomannomutase CpsG: MKKLSCFKAYDIRGKLGTELNEDIAYRIGRAYGQIYQPKTVVVGCDVRLSSEDLKQATIRGLNDAGVDVLDLGMTGTEEVYFGAFHLDVQGGIEITASHNPMDYNGMKLVRENSRPISADTGLKDIQALAENNEFAEVTSKGTTEKYNILPEFVEHLMSYIDPAKIRPMKLVVNAGNGAAGHVIDAIEIKFKELNIPVEFIKIHHEADGNFPNGIPNPILIENRVSTRDAVIQHSADMGIAWDGDFDRCFLFDEKGQFIEGYYIVGLLAQAFLLKQAGEKIVHDPRLVWNTFDVVEQYQGTAIQSKSGHAFIKDVMREHNAAYGGEMSAHHYFRDFAYCDSGMIPWLLAIAVLSETGKSLSSLVEEMIAKFPCSGEINFKVADTQATIQKIFDHYADQQPEIDQTDGVSLNFGAWRFNVRASNTEPLLRLNIESRRDQNPRPMQAYVDELSQLIQG; the protein is encoded by the coding sequence ATGAAAAAACTTTCTTGTTTCAAAGCTTATGATATTCGCGGCAAGTTAGGTACCGAATTAAATGAAGATATCGCCTACCGCATTGGTCGTGCCTATGGACAGATTTATCAACCAAAAACCGTTGTAGTTGGCTGTGATGTACGCCTTAGCAGTGAAGACTTAAAACAGGCGACCATTCGTGGTTTAAATGATGCAGGTGTCGATGTCCTCGATTTGGGCATGACCGGCACTGAAGAAGTTTACTTTGGTGCATTTCATCTGGATGTTCAGGGTGGCATTGAAATTACTGCCAGTCATAACCCGATGGATTATAACGGAATGAAACTGGTCCGTGAAAATTCCCGTCCGATTAGCGCAGATACCGGCCTTAAAGACATTCAAGCACTGGCTGAAAATAATGAATTCGCTGAAGTTACAAGTAAGGGTACGACAGAAAAATATAATATCCTGCCTGAATTTGTCGAGCACCTGATGAGTTATATTGATCCAGCAAAAATCCGACCAATGAAGCTGGTGGTGAATGCAGGTAATGGTGCAGCGGGTCACGTGATTGATGCAATTGAGATTAAATTTAAAGAACTCAATATTCCAGTCGAATTTATTAAGATTCATCATGAGGCGGATGGTAATTTCCCGAATGGTATTCCTAACCCGATTCTGATTGAAAATCGTGTCAGTACACGTGATGCGGTGATTCAACATTCAGCTGACATGGGTATTGCTTGGGACGGCGATTTTGACCGTTGCTTCCTGTTTGATGAAAAAGGGCAGTTTATTGAAGGCTATTATATTGTCGGTCTACTGGCACAGGCCTTCTTGCTAAAACAGGCTGGCGAAAAAATCGTGCATGATCCACGTCTGGTCTGGAATACTTTTGATGTTGTCGAACAATATCAAGGAACAGCAATTCAATCTAAATCAGGACATGCTTTTATCAAGGATGTCATGCGTGAGCACAACGCAGCCTATGGTGGTGAAATGAGTGCTCATCACTATTTCCGTGATTTTGCTTATTGTGATAGTGGCATGATTCCATGGCTGCTTGCCATCGCGGTTTTATCTGAAACCGGAAAATCACTATCTTCCCTAGTTGAAGAGATGATTGCCAAATTTCCTTGTTCGGGTGAAATCAACTTTAAAGTCGCAGATACTCAGGCGACGATCCAAAAAATCTTTGATCATTATGCCGACCAGCAACCAGAAATCGATCAGACAGATGGCGTTAGCCTGAACTTTGGGGCGTGGCGCTTTAACGTTCGTGCTTCCAATACTGAACCTTTGTTACGCTTAAATATTGAAAGCCGTCGTGACCAGAACCCTCGTCCAATGCAGGCTTATGTAGATGAGCTCAGCCAGTTAATTCAGGGATAA
- a CDS encoding beta-1,6-N-acetylglucosaminyltransferase gives MNFIYGIMCHQLTNPLVYLVNELIKSSHSKILIHVDKKSDLDHIKKSLPSSSQIEFLVERVDVYWGGYTQIEATLKLLNYANQFEYNYFSLLSGDDIPLTSIESIEKYLLSSDQEYIGYELQADPRNRIKYLYPDFFFIKEKSVLEKIKCKLIIFLHKLGLYTQNIEGLPKLYKGSLWFILSYQAVQYILDFIKNNKGYDLAFRKSLCADEVYFHTIIQNSYLQERIYHPEDEEQVSEGGLRYIDWMSGPDYPKILDESDFDKMKQSGMLFARKVKANIDIDLLKQYFQYS, from the coding sequence ATGAATTTTATTTATGGGATTATGTGTCATCAATTGACTAATCCACTTGTTTATCTTGTAAATGAGCTGATTAAAAGTTCTCATAGTAAAATTTTAATTCATGTAGATAAAAAATCAGATCTTGATCATATAAAAAAATCGTTACCAAGCAGCTCACAAATAGAATTTTTGGTAGAAAGAGTGGATGTGTATTGGGGTGGCTATACTCAAATTGAGGCCACTCTAAAACTTTTAAATTATGCCAATCAATTTGAATATAATTATTTTTCTTTATTGTCCGGTGATGATATTCCCTTAACATCTATTGAAAGTATAGAAAAATATCTTTTAAGCAGTGATCAGGAATATATCGGTTATGAACTTCAAGCAGATCCAAGAAATCGGATTAAATATTTATATCCAGATTTCTTTTTTATTAAAGAAAAGTCAGTTTTAGAAAAAATCAAATGTAAGCTAATTATTTTTTTACATAAACTTGGTTTATATACTCAAAATATAGAAGGGTTACCAAAACTATATAAAGGATCTTTATGGTTTATATTAAGCTATCAGGCGGTTCAATATATTTTGGATTTTATAAAAAATAATAAAGGCTATGATTTAGCCTTTAGAAAATCACTGTGTGCCGATGAAGTATATTTCCACACCATTATTCAGAATTCATATTTACAGGAAAGAATTTACCATCCAGAAGATGAGGAACAAGTATCTGAAGGGGGATTAAGATATATCGACTGGATGTCAGGACCAGATTATCCCAAAATTCTAGATGAGTCTGATTTTGATAAGATGAAGCAATCAGGCATGTTATTTGCCAGAAAAGTGAAGGCAAATATCGATATAGATCTGCTCAAACAATATTTTCAATATTCATAA